Proteins from a single region of Apium graveolens cultivar Ventura chromosome 7, ASM990537v1, whole genome shotgun sequence:
- the LOC141674477 gene encoding protein FAR1-RELATED SEQUENCE 5-like, with product MLLGGVPYLNQNFQSVDEAGHFFRAYALRNGFAIKIQASHRNKDNEIYGRLYVCRIYGKRVVAESNQNKRRREVLPKSECKVRMYVNYQKKKCHWEVISLELVHNHGLVSPSKMNLVQRERHVNTATHSLIKTLYGSGVRNCQVMNVIGNIHGGNDKVGFNVQHVRNCVKRREKEKVLD from the coding sequence ATGTTGTTGGGGGGAGTTCCATATTTGAAtcaaaattttcaaagtgtgGATGAGGCCGGTCATTTTTTTAGGGCTTATGCTTTACGAAATGGATTTGCTATTAAAATTCAAGCTAGCCATCGTAATAAAGACAACGAGATATATGGTCGTTTATATGTTTGTAGGATTTATGGAAAAAGAGTCGTCGCCGAGAGTAATCAAAATAAACGACGTAGAGAGGTTCTTCCTAAAAGTGAGTGTAAGGTGAGGATGTAtgtcaattatcaaaagaaaaaatgTCATTGGGAGGTAATTAGCCTTGAATTGGTACACAACCACGGTCTTGTTTCCCCTAGTAAGATGAATTTGGTACAACGAGAAAGACATGTCAACACCGCGACCCATAGTTTGATTAAAACGCTTTATGGTTCGGGGGTTCGTAATTGTCAAGTGATGAATGTGATTGGTAACATTCATGGAGGTAATGATAAAGTTGGTTTCAATGTTCAACATGTTAGGAATTGTGTTAAGAGACGAGAGAAAGAAAAGGTTTTAGATTAG
- the LOC141672016 gene encoding thaumatin-like protein 1b yields the protein MGFSLITITIFITLSSISEVESTSFRLVNKCRYTVWPGILTGANRPIINLTGFSLKPGKSKTIPAPVSWSGRIWGRTFCSTDPAGKFSCLTGDCGSGKVECLGSGAIPPASLAEFTLNGDSGLDFYDVSLVDGYNLPMLVVAKGGRSGGCVSTGCLVDLNNGCPNELRVSSGKRGVACKSACEAFGDPMYCCSEGFNTPDTCRPSIYAQFFKNACPRSYSYAYDDRTSTFTCRGADYIIIFCPKPHTSQKLLGRRKEVADLPLINQTMMYFGRSH from the exons ATGGGTTTCTCTCTAATCACCATCACAATCTTCATCACtctttcttcaatctcag AAGTAGAATCAACTTCATTCAGATTAGTAAACAAGTGTAGATACACTGTCTGGCCGGGAATTTTAACCGGCGCCAACCGGCCCATTATAAACCTCACCGGTTTTTCTCTTAAACCGGGTAAATCAAAAACCATACCCGCCCCGGTTTCTTGGTCGGGTCGGATCTGGGGTCGGACCTTTTGCTCCACTGACCCGGCCGGAAAATTTTCTTGTCTCACCGGCGATTGTGGCTCTGGTAAAGTTGAGTGTCTTGGAAGTGGGGCCATTCCTCCTGCTAGTCTTGCTGAGTTCACTCTTAATGGTGACTCAGGTTTGGATTTTTATGACGTCAGCTTGGTTGATGGATATAATTTACCAATGCTGGTGGTTGCGAAAGGCGGGAGGAGCGGTGGGTGTGTTTCTACAGGGTGTTTGGTTGATTTGAACAATGGGTGTCCGAATGAGTTGAGGGTTTCGAGTGGGAAGAGAGGTGTGGCTTGTAAGAGTGCTTGTGAGGCTTTTGGTGATCCTATGTATTGTTGTAGTGAGGGGTTTAATACTCCGGATACGTGTAGACCGTCGATTTATGCTCAGTTTTTTAAAAATGCTTGTCCAAGGTCGTATAGTTATGCTTATGATGATAGGACTAGTACGTTTACTTGTCGTGGTGCTGATTATATTATCATCTTTTGTCCGAAGCCTCACACAAG TCAAAAGTTACTAGGAAGAAGAAAAGAAGTGGCTGATCTGCCATTAATCAACCAAACCATGATGTACTTTGGAAGGAGTCATTGA